The Buchnera aphidicola (Tuberolachnus salignus) genome has a segment encoding these proteins:
- the dnaG gene encoding DNA primase, translating to MTEKIPKIFIQELLERTNIIDLIGNRIILKKMGNNYHALCPFHQEKTPSFVINKAKQFFYCFGCNIYGNSIDFLMKYEGYNFLESIYHLASLHNLKIPYKNLDSYEKKKYLKINILHTILKQVCKIYSQNLFYTSNIHALKYLYHRGINNFIIKKFSLGYASNDQTQIQKFFKKKKINTNISEETGLSTNKLISKKYDRFHQRIIFPIRSQYGKINGFGGRTLNKNLFPKYLNSPETLIFSKKKNLYGIYELYQINPHPPFLIVVEGYLDVISLNQYNIPYVVSIMGTNLSEYQIKSLFQISPNIIFCYDGDKIGQQAHWKSLLSILPYLSDDRTIKFIILPNTEDPNSIIIKEGTQKFLLRIKKSQSFYKFFFNYFMKKIPLNSINSKIKFSKTVIPLIKKIPGKMIRLYLRKILGYKIDFLESEDLNAIISFKHKTLQTKKKIIKRTTMRLLISLILQNPKLVKKISNLEYLKSFHIPGISIFIKLIQYIIQSPQIKIGQLLEYFRDTQHENIFKKLLSWDNMIASNQINQTFLDLLHNLELKEIEYQYNLLILKEKRKGLRLSEKKKIWNFNKMLTSTIQKNK from the coding sequence ATGACTGAAAAAATACCAAAAATTTTTATTCAAGAATTATTAGAACGAACAAATATCATAGATTTAATCGGAAATCGTATCATATTAAAAAAAATGGGTAACAATTATCATGCATTGTGCCCTTTTCATCAAGAAAAAACTCCTTCTTTTGTTATTAATAAAGCAAAACAATTTTTTTATTGTTTTGGATGTAATATATATGGAAATTCAATTGATTTTCTTATGAAATATGAAGGATATAATTTTTTAGAAAGTATTTATCATTTAGCTTCTTTACATAATTTAAAAATACCATATAAAAATTTAGATTCTTATGAAAAAAAAAAATATTTAAAAATTAATATTTTACATACTATTTTAAAACAAGTATGTAAAATTTATTCACAAAATTTATTTTATACATCTAATATTCATGCATTAAAATACTTATATCATAGAGGAATTAATAATTTTATTATAAAAAAATTTTCTTTAGGATATGCTTCAAATGATCAAACTCAAATCCAAAAATTTTTTAAAAAAAAAAAAATTAATACTAACATTTCTGAAGAAACAGGATTAAGTACAAACAAATTAATTTCAAAGAAATATGATCGTTTTCATCAAAGAATCATTTTTCCTATTCGATCTCAATATGGTAAAATTAATGGATTTGGAGGACGTACATTAAATAAAAATTTATTTCCAAAATATCTTAATTCTCCAGAAACTTTAATTTTTTCTAAAAAAAAAAATCTTTATGGAATATATGAATTATATCAAATTAATCCACATCCTCCTTTTTTAATAGTTGTAGAAGGATATTTAGATGTTATTTCTTTAAACCAATATAATATTCCATATGTTGTTAGCATTATGGGAACGAATTTAAGTGAATATCAAATAAAATCTTTATTTCAAATCAGCCCTAACATTATTTTTTGTTATGATGGTGATAAAATAGGACAACAAGCTCATTGGAAATCATTATTATCAATATTACCTTATTTATCTGATGACCGAACTATTAAATTTATAATTTTACCTAATACCGAAGATCCAAATAGTATCATTATTAAAGAAGGAACTCAAAAATTTTTATTACGCATTAAAAAATCACAAAGTTTTTATAAATTTTTTTTTAATTATTTTATGAAAAAAATACCCTTAAATTCTATTAATTCTAAAATAAAATTTAGTAAAACTGTTATACCATTAATTAAAAAAATTCCAGGAAAAATGATACGATTATATTTAAGAAAAATTTTAGGATATAAAATAGATTTTTTAGAATCAGAAGATTTAAATGCAATAATTAGTTTTAAACACAAAACGTTGCAAACAAAAAAAAAAATAATAAAAAGAACTACAATGAGATTATTAATAAGTTTAATTTTACAAAATCCTAAATTAGTAAAAAAAATTTCTAATTTAGAATATTTAAAATCTTTTCATATTCCCGGAATATCTATTTTTATTAAATTAATTCAATATATTATTCAAAGTCCTCAAATTAAAATAGGACAATTATTAGAATATTTTAGAGATACTCAGCATGAAAATATATTTAAAAAATTATTAAGTTGGGACAATATGATTGCATCTAATCAAATTAATCAAACATTTTTAGACCTATTACATAATCTTGAATTAAAAGAAATAGAATATCAATATAATTTATTAATCCTGAAAGAAAAACGTAAAGGACTAAGATTGTCTGAAAAAAAAAAAATATGGAATTTTAATAAAATGTTAACTTCTACTATACAAAAAAATAAATAA
- the rpsU gene encoding 30S ribosomal protein S21, with protein sequence MPIIKIRDNEPFDVALRRFKRSCEKAGILAEIRRREFYEKPTTKRKRAKASAIKRLTKKLTRENLKRVRLY encoded by the coding sequence ATGCCTATTATTAAAATTCGAGACAATGAACCATTCGATGTAGCTTTAAGAAGATTTAAACGTTCTTGCGAAAAAGCTGGAATATTAGCTGAAATTCGTCGTAGAGAATTTTATGAAAAACCGACGACAAAAAGAAAACGTGCAAAAGCATCTGCTATTAAACGTTTAACAAAAAAATTAACACGTGAAAATTTAAAACGTGTTCGATTATATTAA
- the tsaD gene encoding tRNA (adenosine(37)-N6)-threonylcarbamoyltransferase complex transferase subunit TsaD translates to MRVLGIETSCDDTSVAIYDNKHGLIYDKTLNQDIVHSCFGGVVPELAARSHINQLIFLIQKSIKKLQYHVRYNKNKKIVDLIAYTAGPGLIGSLLVGATMGCTLSCSWNIPCIGVNHLEGHIFSVMLQKNKPTFPFLSLLVSGGNTQLIYVFEIGKYKILGETLDDAVGNVFDKVAQQLNLKYPGGPKLSQLAKFGKKSNYYFPRPMIKSLNFNFSFSGLRTYTENIIKTSQKTFQNQANIAKAFEDAAIETLVLKCKYALKKTGLNTLVVCGGVSSNLVLRYQLKKLMSSLYGNIFFAKKKFCTDNAAMIAYTGYLKSKKYHSFVSNSIFVNPKWTISQI, encoded by the coding sequence ATGAGAGTTTTAGGAATTGAAACATCTTGCGATGATACTTCAGTTGCAATATATGATAATAAACATGGTTTAATTTATGATAAGACTTTAAATCAAGACATTGTACATTCTTGTTTTGGGGGAGTAGTACCTGAATTAGCAGCTCGATCACATATAAATCAATTAATTTTTTTAATTCAGAAAAGTATAAAAAAATTACAATATCATGTTCGATATAATAAAAATAAAAAAATTGTTGATTTAATTGCATATACAGCGGGTCCAGGGTTAATTGGATCTTTATTAGTTGGTGCCACTATGGGATGTACTTTGTCATGTTCATGGAATATTCCTTGTATTGGGGTTAATCATTTAGAGGGACATATTTTTTCAGTTATGTTACAAAAAAATAAACCAACATTTCCATTTTTGAGTTTATTAGTATCAGGAGGAAATACTCAATTAATTTATGTTTTTGAAATTGGAAAGTATAAAATTTTAGGAGAAACTTTAGATGATGCGGTAGGAAATGTTTTTGATAAAGTTGCACAACAATTAAATTTAAAATATCCGGGAGGACCAAAATTATCTCAATTAGCAAAATTTGGGAAAAAAAGTAATTATTATTTTCCTCGACCAATGATAAAATCATTAAATTTTAATTTTAGTTTCTCAGGTTTACGTACTTATACTGAAAACATTATTAAAACTAGTCAAAAAACGTTTCAAAACCAAGCAAATATTGCTAAAGCTTTTGAAGATGCGGCGATTGAAACTCTAGTATTAAAATGTAAATATGCATTAAAAAAAACAGGTTTGAATACTTTAGTAGTATGTGGTGGTGTAAGTTCAAATTTAGTATTACGATATCAACTTAAAAAATTAATGAGTAGTCTATATGGAAATATTTTTTTTGCAAAAAAAAAATTTTGTACGGATAATGCCGCTATGATTGCATATACTGGTTATTTAAAATCAAAAAAATATCATTCTTTTGTATCAAATTCAATTTTTGTAAATCCAAAATGGACAATTTCTCAAATATAA
- the ligA gene encoding NAD-dependent DNA ligase LigA gives MKLFLKKYLKLKLKIQYYDYLYYTLNSSIISDYKYDQLCMMLKKLEKENKFEKKLKYTNYNFKKNNFSYLPEIEHKTPMLSLLSGSSIKDFLKYDKMLKKRFFIFNDIEYFCDLKIDGLAISLIYHNGILSHAVTRGNGYSGENVTINIMTISNIPIVLSSPEIPKILDVRGEIYIKKKDFLLLNKISSLHKKKNFSNPRNIASGSLRQKDPEIARKRKLQFIAYSCNFFNSSLNLEKHDKNLFLLKKWGFSICKIFSICKTIHDVIQFYQMVTKIRLDLNYEIDGIVIKVNSKILQKKIGYVEKAPKWAYALKFFSHSVETKVIGIHFSIGRTGLITPIAFLKPVFISGVLIKKVTLYNKKKILELKLHIGDIVKIYRAGDVIPKIEKVLLKKRSITVQKIIFPYYCNICHTKIVYLEQEGLMYCPAGFFCQAQNEKRLLHFVSKNGLYMPGLGLKIIKKLLKKGCVKTPDDFYKLNIQSFEKISGIGIILTKKILNSINSSKIVMLNKFIYALGIFLVGKVVSKNLANFFGSVRNFLNSNYTILCQIEGIGHNIATSIILFLKSKENLKIIYFLKKKLCISSFFSNSFYMKDFSKIWIYQKKFVLSGKFLTMSKEKICTIIEKYGGIVKSYISKNINFLIIGLKYGQKFKQAKSLKITILSEKEFFNNLLKKNVI, from the coding sequence ATGAAATTATTTTTAAAAAAATATTTAAAATTAAAATTGAAAATTCAATATTATGATTATTTATATTATACTTTAAATTCTTCAATTATTTCTGATTATAAATATGATCAATTATGTATGATGTTAAAAAAATTAGAAAAAGAAAATAAGTTTGAAAAAAAATTAAAATATACGAATTATAATTTTAAAAAAAATAATTTTTCTTATTTACCAGAAATAGAACACAAAACACCAATGTTATCTTTGTTAAGTGGTTCGAGTATTAAAGATTTTTTAAAATATGATAAAATGTTAAAAAAACGTTTTTTTATCTTTAATGATATAGAATATTTTTGTGATTTGAAAATTGATGGTTTAGCGATTAGTTTAATATATCATAATGGTATTTTATCACATGCCGTTACACGTGGTAATGGATATAGTGGTGAAAATGTTACTATTAATATTATGACGATTTCAAATATTCCAATTGTTTTATCATCTCCTGAAATACCAAAAATTTTAGATGTAAGAGGTGAAATATATATTAAAAAAAAAGATTTTTTATTATTAAATAAAATTTCTTCTTTGCATAAAAAAAAAAATTTTTCTAATCCTAGAAATATAGCTTCTGGTTCTTTACGTCAAAAAGATCCGGAAATAGCACGAAAAAGAAAATTGCAATTTATTGCATATAGTTGTAATTTTTTTAATTCTTCTTTAAATTTAGAAAAACATGATAAAAATCTATTTTTATTAAAGAAATGGGGTTTTTCAATTTGTAAAATTTTTTCAATTTGTAAAACAATACATGATGTTATTCAATTTTATCAAATGGTAACAAAAATACGTTTAGATTTAAATTATGAAATTGACGGTATTGTTATTAAAGTAAATTCAAAAATTTTACAAAAAAAAATTGGATACGTTGAAAAAGCACCAAAATGGGCTTATGCTTTAAAATTTTTTTCTCATAGTGTAGAAACTAAAGTGATCGGTATTCATTTTTCGATTGGTCGTACAGGTTTAATAACTCCTATCGCTTTTTTAAAACCAGTTTTTATTTCTGGAGTGTTAATTAAAAAAGTAACATTATATAACAAAAAAAAAATTTTAGAACTGAAATTACATATTGGAGATATAGTTAAAATATATCGTGCTGGAGATGTGATTCCGAAAATAGAAAAAGTTTTATTAAAAAAACGTTCTATAACAGTTCAAAAAATTATTTTTCCATATTATTGTAACATTTGTCATACTAAAATTGTTTATTTAGAACAAGAAGGATTAATGTATTGTCCAGCAGGTTTTTTTTGTCAAGCTCAAAATGAAAAACGTTTATTACATTTTGTTTCAAAAAATGGTCTTTATATGCCTGGTTTAGGATTAAAAATTATTAAAAAATTATTAAAAAAAGGTTGTGTAAAAACACCTGATGATTTTTATAAATTAAATATTCAATCATTTGAAAAAATTTCTGGTATAGGTATTATACTTACAAAAAAAATTTTGAATTCTATTAATTCATCTAAAATAGTAATGTTAAACAAATTTATTTATGCTCTAGGTATTTTTTTAGTTGGAAAAGTAGTTTCAAAAAATTTAGCTAATTTTTTCGGATCTGTTCGAAATTTTTTAAATTCAAATTATACTATTTTATGTCAAATTGAAGGAATTGGACATAATATAGCTACATCTATAATATTATTTTTAAAATCGAAAGAAAATTTAAAAATTATTTATTTTTTAAAAAAAAAATTATGTATTTCTTCTTTTTTTTCTAATTCTTTTTATATGAAAGATTTTTCAAAAATATGGATTTATCAAAAAAAATTTGTTTTATCAGGAAAATTTTTAACAATGTCAAAAGAAAAAATATGTACTATAATTGAAAAATATGGAGGAATTGTAAAATCTTATATTTCAAAAAATATTAATTTTTTAATCATAGGTTTAAAATATGGTCAAAAATTTAAACAAGCAAAATCATTAAAAATTACTATTTTATCTGAAAAAGAATTTTTTAATAATTTATTAAAAAAAAATGTTATTTAA